The Rhizoctonia solani chromosome 13, complete sequence nucleotide sequence ggcgcatttagtgcattggtGCTTaaatgctgattaagcgccagagcacttgcctatgtgacaggggggacccttaatatttctgtgtgtagccacaagatagagtCTTCAATCAtagatactacaaacaggagaaatattacttgttactgtttatgtactcagctgaatttatatatatttaaatgagtgagaaaacagcatatatgcaaaggatattgcatattgagggtattcctgagacttataggttttgcaagggttgcaattggatagagggactttgaaaaccttagtttgcatttTATCTTATTTCatttactgtagtattacttgtgtaattaataaaataagtacagattatgggAGAGATGTCCTATCCATAACATTTGTGAACTACCTCTGCTGCTTCATTCCAAACTTCAGCTCAGTGGCACACCCACTTCACAACCTGACCAGGAAAGAAACACCCAGGTTATGGGAGAGAccagaggaggaagcattccaggaacTGAAGAAGTTGGTCACAAGAAGCCTGGtactcatccattccaacccagatCTGCCTTACTAACTGGAAATGGATGCTTCTGGAGTTGCTATGGGCACTATCTTCAGCCAACAAGGGGGAGACAACCAATGACATCTCATTGTCTATATGTCAAAATTGTTCTCAGGAGCTGAAgcaaactatgacacccacaataaagagcttctggcaatcatcaaggcattggaggaGTGGTGTATCTTCCTAAAAGCAACAGATGAGCCTATCCAGGTATTTACAGATcacaggaacctggaatactggatgcaggcttGAACCTTCAATTGGAGACACACCTGTTGGTGAattttcctgagcaacttcaattttgagatccacaactgcccagggaaacaattGGGAAAGCCATATTCACTATCCAAGAGATCAGACTATGCTGATGCTGCACAGGAACCAGAAATCATATTGCCACCTGAGATCTTTGCCAATATGGGTACAtcagaggaagaactggCAGTCACTGAGGAAATCCAAGTGACCCTTAGGGAAGACCCATCACTAGAACCTATTGTTTGgttcctcacagaagatgcAGATAATGCCCCCCTGTCAATAAGAAGGGCCTACAGAGATtacaattgggaagaggatttGTTATAGTACCACAGGAAAACAGTAGTCCCTGCCTCAGAGACCCTGAAGGAACACCTCctgagggaattccatgactcccccctTGTAGGTCACCTGGGCCAGCAAAGAACCCTGGAACTATTAAGCcataactactggtggcctggGATGAAATCATCAGCCAAGGAGTGGTTGGAATGCTGCCCAACCTGCCAGGCAAATCAAAAGGCCTACTCTGGAACCATATCCCTAAAACCCCTAGAAGTACCTCCATATCTgttccacacaatatcctacAACTTTATAACAGGCTTCCCCAAATCACAAGGATTCAATGCAATACTTGTGGTGAttgactccttttccaaaatgggacacttcatcccaactcccaagaaggtcacagtGAAAGGATTAGCAGAAATCTTTGTCAACAATATCTGGAAGGTTCACAGATTGCCAATTAAAACAGTATCAGATATAGGGATGACCTTCACTGGAAAATTCCTCAAGGCCCTATACAAATGGTTGGGAAGCAAACCAAGGTTCTCCTCAGCTTATCACCCCAAATCAGATGGTCAGACCAAACAGGTAAATCAATTCATAGAGTTCTACCTTAGGTCCTATGTAATGGCAGATCACAGCAATTGGGCAAAATGGCTCCCCTTGTCAGAATTTGCTTACAACAATTCCAAACACTCTGCCACAGAAAAAACTCCCTTCAAGCTAGTCTTTGGCAGAACACCAGCCATGAACCCCTCAAACATTCCTGTAAGcatcccagaagcagacaacaTAGCAAATTGCCTGTTGCAAGAACAGAAGGAGGCCAAAGCAGCCCTTGGGCTATCTAAGGAAAAAATGGCAGGGAACAAAGGAACCATTCTGGGATACTCAAtaggcaaaaaagtctggctggacaGAAAAAACATCTAACTCCAATCCAACTCAAACAAGCTAGATCCTAAGTGCCTGGGCCCTTTTGAAATCTCAGAAAAGATCTCAAGCCACACTTATCATCTGAAACTCCCAGAAACCCTTAAGATCCACAATGTTTTCTATGTGAGATTATTGTCTAAATCTCACAAATCTCCAAGCCAACCTTTCCCAGAtcaaccccctcctgaaacaatagaaggggaagaagaatttgaGGTCAAGCAAATCATTGATTCAAAAAGACAGaagggaaaatggttttacctgatcaaatggaagggatacagACTGGAAGgcaactcatgggaaccagaggaactACTGGAACATAGCCAGGACAAGATCAAGCagttcaaccaagctagactcaaaaggcttgtgactcccccaagagcctttaaaggggggggcaatgttacacccCTGATAATTTTACCACTGGGATTGCCTCTtctttctgatatttttagtattttttacagactcttTATCCTTGTTTTttgaatcacatgaccttggtgcttactATGCCATGATGCCGTGctgagatgccatgccaagggtgcttattgcaaatccacacttctgcacagcctgcagcacacttctcctACTTCtttctcacatgcacagaccacccTGTAGACAATTCTTttgttatatatacagcagggaaattgcttggagaccccaagttaattttaccttgtctctcacACCAGACAGGTTACCagtagccagctaagtagctgggtCCTTCAGAAGTACCTAACTCACACTGCACCAGTAGTACACTGCACCATACcagcctaaggcccctcACCATCACCAGTAGCTAGTTAGTCAATGCCTTACATGtcttagatacagtagtatagccttagttagaCAATTGCCTtgtttagtacagccttaagcacctgccactagcaTGTGACCAAcattacagttgggtcatgacagcaTATCACCAAGATCTTGCAATACAAGTGTATGTACTTGCTGCTTGTCCACATCACTGCACCTCTCTTGCAACTGGGTTTCTTCTTGAGCTCAAGAGGTGCATTGGCACAGCCCTTGCCTTCCTGCAAGGGTCTGGGGTGTGATAACACATTCTCAGCAGGGATGTTGAAGCAGTGAGTGGGGAGGAGGTTTATGGAGGTGGGAGAGTGCAGAGGATTGAGGATTGGGGGGGCTACTTTTTGTTTGCACTGCCCCTATCCCCTGTCTCAAATATGGCATTTctccattaatctgtacttatttcattatttacacaagtaatactacagtaaataaagtgagataaagatgcaaactaaggttttcaaggtccctctttCCAATTGCAGCttttacaaaacctataagcctcaggaataccctcaatatgcaatatcttctgCACATGtactgttttctcactcattttaaTGtacataaattcagctgagtagataaacagtagcTAGCAATATTTTCTTTGTTTGAGGTATTTATTATATAacattctatcttgtggctacacacagaaatattcagggtcccccctgttgcataggcaagtgttGTGGAGCTTAATCAGTGCTTAAGGACTGATGCACTAATTGCAcctttctccatcacccaggcatcccacactgccaaatcgcttgcgcctaggtgcgcctgtttgtgcgctccaacACGACAGCTCAAACACTCAGAACGCataacatttggcagagttatgccctatttactgtaagtacccaattcCAAAGTATTATACCTTtcggactgtttactccaaggatgaaacacttagccttgggacatccaaggacccacataggtaaatactgccttggggcaaacattgccctggtgttgtacaccaactgtaaggttgggtacttgctagtggcaggtgcttaTGGCCATACTAAACACTGACAATCAGctatctaggctaactactgctatactaagttgcttaaggcaacaactaaaTGGATGTCTTCCTGTCAGCACTAGATCTCACTGAAGCTAAGCTATCCTGCTCTTTTGTGGGCTAAAGATTGGCTGATAGCCCCACAGTCCCATGACCATTGGCTTCCCTTTTGGGTACTGTGGTGCTTTCCAAATGCAGACAGTAGTATTGCCAACTCCAATCAATCTTTGCAACCAGCTGTTTGTTTTCTGTCCCTTGTCCACCAGCAGGGGTAAATGCTGGCAAATACCCCCAGACAAAGTAACATTGGCACTGTGCTTGACAATGCCTGACTGCAGCAATTGCAGTGTTGAGGGGTGTTTTGAGGCAAAGTTGGAGCCACTGGAGTCAGCAGTGGAGCTGTTTGACAAGTGGCTGTGCTACTTCTGGGGGGGAACTTGGTATTTAATTTTACCAGCAATGACATCCCAATCAGGATTCTGCTAGCTGCATGTCAACCAGCACCACCAAGCCAGGCTGACCATTAGCAGTTTAGAACTGCTTAGAGTTAGCTATAGGACTGCTTTAGGCCTTATGGGAAGACATCCACTATCTACCATTGCTGGTGAGGGGCCTTAAGCTGGTGAGGAGTGGGGGTACTACTGgagtgtggtgagtgaagttgttatggatatgacgtttcttcaataatctgtacttattttattaattacacaagtaatactacagtaaatGAAATAAGATAAAAATGCGAActgaggttttcaaggtccctctatccaatcgcaacctttgcaaaacctatgaacctcaggaatacccttaatatgcaatatctttagcatatatgctgttttctcactcatctaaatatataaattcagctgagtacataaacagtaacaagtaatatttctcctgtttgttaTACTTATGATtgaagattctatcttgtggctacacacagaaatattaagggtcccccctgtcacataggcaagtgctctggcgcttaatcagcatttAAGCACCAacacactaaatgcgccttttctccattacctgggcatcccacactgccaaattgctgtttgtgcgctccagaatgctgggtcaaactcccaaaacagacaacatttggcagagttatgcctcATTTattgtaagtacccaatgcagcagtatcctacctttgggactgtttactccaaggatgaaacacttagtcttgggacatccaaggacccacacaagtaaatactgccttggggcaaatattaggaactgttgcctgtttactatgtaccaaagtattggctccctcaagtgtttcagttgccacatgtacctcctgtacctcctgtaccccctcttggtatcaatcatgtatatacttgtttgtgcaccttctcagggtataaaaggaccctgtgaagatgcttctaatgcatcctacttttactcttatatattgacatatacacacaagcc carries:
- a CDS encoding Retrotransposable element Tf2 protein produces the protein MSKLFSGAEANYDTHNKELLAIIKALEEWCIFLKATDEPIQEPEIILPPEIFANMGTSEEELAVTEEIQVTLREDPSLEPIVWFLTEDADNAPLKTVVPASETLKEHLLREFHDSPLVGHLGQQRTLELLSHNYWWPGMKSSAKEWLECCPTCQANQKAYSGTISLKPLEVPPYLFHTISYNFITGFPKSQGFNAILVVIDSFSKMGHFIPTPKKVTVKGLAEIFVNNIWKVHRLPIKTVSDIGMTFTGKFLKALYKWLGSKPRFSSAYHPKSDGQTKQVNQFIEFYLRSYVMADHSNWAKWLPLSEFAYNNSKHSATEKTPFKLVFGRTPAMNPSNIPVSIPEADNIANCLLQEQKEAKAALGLSKEKMAGNKGTILGYSIGKKLDPKCLGPFEISEKISSHTYHLKLPETLKIHNVFYVRLLSKSHKSPSQPFPDQPPPETIEGEEEFEVKQIIDSKRQKGKWFYLIKWKGYRLEGNSWEPEELLEHSQDKIKQFNQARLKRLVTPPRAFKGGGNVTPLIILPLGLPLLSDIFSIFYRLFILVF